One window of Erwinia aphidicola genomic DNA carries:
- the srmB gene encoding ATP-dependent RNA helicase SrmB, with amino-acid sequence MTVTTFSELELDESLLQALQEKGYTRPTAIQAEAIPAALEGRDVLGSAPTGTGKTAAYLLPALQHLLDFPRKKSGPPRILILTPTRELAMQVADQAREMAKHTHLDIATITGGVAFMNHAEVFSENQDIVVATTGRLLQYIKEENFDCRAVETLVLDEADRMLDMGFAQDIETIAAETRWRKQTLLFSATLEGEAIKDFAERILNEPIEIEADPARRERKKIQQWYYRADHIKHKTALLIHLMKQPEVTRAVVFVRKRERVHELCGWLREAGINTSYLEGELVQAKRNEAIKRVVEGRVNVLVATDIAARGIDIDDVSHVFNFDMPVTADTYLHRIGRTGRAGKKGIAISLVEAHDNMLLGRISRYIKEPLKARTIDELRPTTRAPNEKLKGKPSKKVLEKRKQQKEKEKAEEKPRVKERHRDTKNIGKRRKPSAAKTDSAE; translated from the coding sequence ATGACTGTAACCACTTTTTCCGAACTCGAACTTGACGAGAGCCTACTGCAAGCCCTGCAGGAGAAAGGCTACACGCGCCCTACTGCCATTCAGGCAGAAGCTATTCCGGCTGCACTGGAGGGTCGCGACGTTCTGGGTTCGGCACCAACCGGTACAGGCAAGACTGCGGCCTACCTGCTGCCCGCGCTACAACATTTGCTCGACTTCCCACGTAAGAAGTCCGGCCCGCCGCGCATTTTGATCCTGACCCCGACCCGGGAACTGGCGATGCAGGTTGCAGACCAGGCGCGTGAGATGGCGAAACATACCCACCTTGATATCGCCACCATCACCGGCGGCGTGGCGTTTATGAACCACGCCGAAGTTTTCAGTGAAAACCAGGATATCGTGGTCGCCACCACCGGCCGCCTGCTTCAGTATATTAAAGAAGAAAACTTCGACTGCCGCGCGGTAGAAACGCTGGTGCTGGATGAAGCCGACCGCATGCTGGACATGGGCTTCGCGCAGGATATCGAAACTATCGCCGCCGAAACCCGCTGGCGCAAACAGACGTTACTGTTCTCCGCTACGCTGGAAGGCGAAGCGATCAAAGACTTCGCAGAACGCATTCTGAACGAGCCGATCGAGATTGAAGCCGATCCGGCACGCCGCGAGCGTAAAAAAATCCAGCAGTGGTACTACCGCGCTGACCATATCAAACACAAAACCGCACTGCTGATCCACCTGATGAAGCAGCCGGAAGTGACCCGTGCCGTGGTGTTCGTGCGCAAGCGCGAGCGTGTGCACGAGCTGTGCGGCTGGCTGCGTGAAGCGGGCATCAACACCAGTTACCTGGAGGGGGAACTGGTGCAGGCCAAGCGTAACGAAGCGATCAAACGCGTGGTTGAAGGCCGCGTTAACGTACTGGTGGCCACCGATATCGCTGCACGCGGCATCGACATCGACGATGTCAGCCACGTGTTCAACTTCGATATGCCGGTCACCGCAGATACCTACCTGCATCGTATTGGCCGTACCGGGCGTGCAGGCAAAAAAGGCATCGCCATCTCCCTGGTAGAAGCCCACGACAACATGCTGCTGGGCCGCATCAGCCGCTACATCAAAGAGCCGCTGAAAGCGCGTACCATTGATGAGCTGCGCCCGACCACCCGCGCGCCGAATGAGAAGCTGAAAGGCAAACCGTCGAAGAAAGTGCTGGAAAAGCGTAAGCAGCAGAAAGAAAAAGAGAAGGCTGAAGAGAAACCGCGCGTCAAAGAGCGCCATCGCGACACCAAAAATATCGGTAAGCGCCGCAAGCCAAGCGCGGCGAAAACTGACAGTGCGGAATAA
- the nadB gene encoding L-aspartate oxidase — protein MTLSSDYSCDVLIIGSGAAGLSLALRLAEKHQVTVLSKGPVSEGSTFYAQGGIAAVFDETDSIESHVEDTLIAGGGLCEREAVSFIASNARHCVQWLIDNGVLFDKDTPANHEQPYHLTREGGHSHRRILHSADATGKAVETTLVSQALSHPNIKLIERSNAVDLIVSDKIGLPGERRVVGAYIWNRKREAVETCRARAVVLATGGAAKVYQYTTNPDVASGDGIAMAWRAGCRVANLEFNQFHPTCLFHPDARNFLLTEALRGEGAVLKRPDGTRFMPDFDARGELAPRDIVARAIDHEMKRLGADCMYLDISHQPPEFIRAHFPTIYEKLLTLGFDLTKQPIPIVPAAHYTCGGVMVDRQGRTDLSGLYAIGEVSYTGLHGANRLASNSLLECLVYGWSAAGDIHRRLPDVPMVAGLPAWDESRVDDSDERVVIQHNWHELRLFMWDYVGIVRTTKRLERALRRINTLQQEIDEYYANFRISNNLLELRNLVQVSELMVRCAMARKESRGLHYTLDYPEALDEALPTILQPQLND, from the coding sequence CACGTTTTATGCTCAGGGCGGTATTGCCGCGGTGTTTGATGAAACTGACAGCATCGAATCACACGTGGAAGACACCCTGATTGCCGGCGGCGGCCTGTGCGAACGTGAGGCCGTCTCCTTTATCGCCAGCAACGCCCGTCACTGCGTGCAGTGGCTGATCGACAACGGCGTGCTGTTTGATAAAGACACCCCGGCCAACCATGAACAGCCCTACCACCTGACGCGTGAAGGCGGCCACAGCCACCGCCGCATCCTGCACAGCGCCGACGCCACCGGCAAAGCCGTGGAAACGACGCTGGTCAGCCAGGCGCTGAGCCATCCGAATATTAAGCTGATTGAACGCAGTAACGCCGTTGACCTGATTGTTTCCGATAAAATCGGGCTACCGGGCGAGCGCCGCGTGGTGGGCGCCTATATCTGGAACCGCAAGCGTGAAGCGGTGGAAACCTGCCGCGCCCGCGCCGTGGTGCTGGCAACCGGCGGCGCGGCGAAAGTCTATCAATACACCACCAACCCGGACGTCGCCTCCGGTGATGGTATCGCGATGGCCTGGCGTGCAGGCTGTCGCGTCGCCAACCTTGAATTTAATCAGTTCCACCCAACCTGCCTGTTCCACCCGGATGCACGCAACTTTCTGCTGACCGAAGCGCTGCGCGGTGAAGGGGCCGTACTCAAACGCCCTGACGGCACGCGCTTTATGCCTGACTTCGATGCGCGCGGCGAGCTGGCCCCACGTGATATCGTGGCGCGGGCGATTGACCATGAGATGAAGCGGCTCGGCGCTGACTGCATGTATCTGGACATCAGCCACCAGCCGCCGGAATTTATCCGCGCCCATTTCCCCACCATTTACGAAAAGCTGCTGACGCTCGGCTTTGACCTGACGAAGCAGCCGATCCCGATTGTGCCTGCGGCGCACTACACCTGCGGCGGCGTGATGGTCGATCGGCAGGGCCGCACCGATCTCAGCGGCCTGTATGCTATTGGTGAGGTCAGCTACACCGGCCTGCACGGCGCTAACCGCCTGGCCTCAAACTCGCTGCTGGAGTGCCTGGTGTACGGCTGGTCAGCCGCCGGGGATATCCATCGTCGCCTGCCGGACGTGCCGATGGTGGCGGGGTTACCTGCGTGGGATGAAAGCCGGGTCGATGATTCGGACGAGCGCGTGGTGATCCAGCATAACTGGCACGAGCTGCGGCTGTTTATGTGGGATTACGTCGGTATTGTGCGCACCACTAAACGCCTTGAGCGCGCCCTGCGCCGCATCAACACGCTGCAGCAGGAGATTGACGAATATTACGCCAATTTCCGCATCTCCAACAATCTGCTGGAGCTGCGTAACCTGGTTCAGGTCTCCGAACTGATGGTGCGCTGCGCGATGGCGCGCAAGGAGAGCCGCGGGCTGCACTACACGCTGGACTATCCGGAAGCGCTGGATGAAGCGCTGCCGACCATTCTGCAGCCGCAGCTGAACGATTAA
- the trmN gene encoding tRNA(1)(Val) (adenine(37)-N(6))-methyltransferase TrmN translates to MSQQKAILRANGFTFKQFFVAHDRCAMKVGTDGVLLGAWAPVANVTRALDIGSGSGLIALMLAQRTAENVEIDAVELDEAAAGQAKENVAASPWPGRVHVHQADIVSWSERCVQRYSLIVSNPPYFAPGSECASPQRASARYTASLTHDVLLKCAEDLIAEEGFFCVVLPEAAGSKLVELALQRGWHLRFRTDVSDNETRPPNRVLLALSPQAGEQLLDRMTIRGPDQQYSEAHCSLTRDFYLFR, encoded by the coding sequence ATGTCACAACAGAAAGCCATTCTTCGCGCCAACGGATTTACCTTCAAGCAGTTTTTTGTTGCTCACGATCGCTGTGCGATGAAGGTCGGCACCGATGGCGTGCTGCTGGGCGCCTGGGCGCCGGTGGCGAACGTTACGCGCGCGCTGGATATCGGCAGCGGCAGTGGTTTAATTGCCCTGATGCTGGCGCAGAGAACCGCTGAAAACGTCGAAATTGATGCGGTGGAACTGGATGAAGCGGCAGCCGGGCAGGCCAAAGAAAATGTCGCAGCATCGCCGTGGCCCGGCAGAGTGCATGTGCACCAGGCGGATATTGTTAGCTGGAGCGAACGCTGCGTGCAGCGCTATTCGCTGATTGTCAGCAATCCTCCCTATTTTGCGCCGGGATCGGAGTGCGCCAGCCCGCAGCGGGCTTCCGCGCGCTACACCGCCAGCCTGACGCACGATGTATTGCTGAAGTGTGCTGAGGATCTGATCGCTGAAGAGGGGTTTTTCTGCGTCGTCCTGCCGGAAGCAGCCGGGAGTAAGCTGGTGGAGCTGGCGCTGCAGCGCGGCTGGCATCTGCGTTTTCGCACCGACGTGTCTGATAACGAGACGCGGCCACCAAACCGCGTGCTGCTGGCGCTCTCCCCGCAAGCGGGTGAACAACTGCTGGACCGGATGACGATTCGCGGGCCAGACCAGCAGTACTCTGAAGCGCACTGTAGCCTGACCCGCGATTTCTATTTATTCCGCTAA